ggctactatcacggagaaaaacatccGTAGCTTTGTGTgaagaagtattatttgcagataCGAAATTCCAAGggtgctcgtttcagacaatgggaagcaattcgacaacgacgcgttcagggacttttgttctcagctgggaatcaaaaatcactactcgtcgcctgcccacccacaggccaatggacaagttgaagtcacgaaccggtccttgttgaagattatcaagacccggctcgagggggcaaaggggatCTAGCCAGACGAACTACCAAGcgttttatgggcatacaggacaacggcAAGAACaccaacgggagagacaccgtttcgattggcgtatggtactgaggccctcataccggcagaggtTGGATTAGCGAGCTACCGTGTGGAAAGCTACAACAAGAGCAAGAATAACGAAGCATTGCGTTTAGAACTTGACCTTATAAACGTGGTCAGGGCAGCAGCTGCACAAAGACAAGCGCGATaccaggacatgatggcaaaacattacaactccaaggtcaaGCACAGGGACTTCTAGGTAGGAGATCTGGTATTACGAAAAGTACTCGgcgctacaaaggatgcctcGCAAGGAAAATTGGGTCCTAAATGGGAAGGGCCGTACAAAATCatctcatggcataggaaaggaacgtactattTGGAGACGTTAGACGGAAGGAAACTGAGCCATCCGTGGAAcacagagcacctgaagaagtactaccagtagtgtAGCAGGACATAAGACAACACCCACCACCTTATTTCCCATATTTCCAGTTCATTTTTAAACAGttgtagtttttaattattagaacttaagttttcttttccatgaacaatatatggTCTACCGATCTGACATTATGAAAGAGTTTTTATTCAGAACATATGAAATGTATGGTGCTCAAAATTTACCaagagtccacaaagtggacggatcatccaaaaggatgacgaccaaagtccacaaagtggacggatcatccaacagGATGAAGAcctacaaagtccacaaagtggacggatcatccaaaaggatgacgacctaagtccacaaagtggacggatcatcttAAAGGATGAAGacctactaagtccacaaagtggacggatcatccaataGGATGAAGAcctacaaagtccacaaagtggacgggtcgACTACTAAACCCAGACAAAGGACGGGATTATCCAAAAATAGGTAAgaaatctactaagtccacatagtggacgaacATTAACTaaatccacatagtggacggacctCTACTAAGTCCATATAATGAACGGGTCATTCAAAATGGACAAAAGTAAAATCATCCACATTGTGGACGAGTCATCCACATTATGAAGAGATCTTTAAATCCGTATTGTGAACGGACCACCCAAATGGATGAAAATTGTCCATATAATGGACGAATCAACCTACAAGGATTGTTATCATATTATCACATAATATACGACGGAACGAAGTTCACAAAATACGAcgattcaacaaaataagctaagtaaaatttcataaaatgaaatgTTCACAATTAAAATATGACGGTTCAATCAAATAAATTACAACAGTTAAAGTTTTGAccgtgataaaaataaaataaaaaaataaaaaaaagccgCTACTGATGCTTTGGGGATGTATTTTCATTCCTCTGATCGTCATCTGGTTGAATTGGAGGGAGAGTTTGACCTTCGtcagctggagcagtgacggcaagCACATCGTTTGTACTATCTGAACGGCCGGACTGCGCAAGTGCTTGCCCTTGAGCATCGATGGAGACATAAGAGACGTCTAGGTCGGGATACGAGGACTTGACCTGATGGATGGCATCGTCGAATCCATCAGCGAATGAACTCCCAAGCTCTGCCAAAAGAAGGTCAGAGTCGCGATACTCCTGGACGGCAACTTCTTTTGCATCGCGGAGTTGGGTCTTCGTGTCCGTCAACTCCTTTTCCTTGTCTTTTAAAATTTGACGTAACTGCTCATTCTCCCTCTCCAGCTCACCTCTAACCTACTCCGAGCACTTAAGCTTTCTATCCGTATTGATCTTCCAAGTCTTCAGGTCGTGAAGCTCATCCTTCATcgtcttattcttcttcctaaCACGGTCCATAATTGTCtcatgattgagacaacggcccattagccctttcatcatcagcatggcctgaaaacaaaatagaatacTATGTAAATGACGGATGATAAGGAAGATTACAAAGCTAGAGGACGGGTTCGAAAGTACCTGCGCAATATTAAAGAGGCCCAtctctcccatcgcctccgtcgCATGGTTGCCGAGGTCCTCATAATCGTCAACTGTCAGGATGGACGAAAGTTTCTCCAGGGCGTAACTTGAGTCTTCTCGAAAGAGAATGGGTGGTTTCTCACCGGTGGGAATTAGGCCTTTCATCAAGCCCTTACCCTTGCCATGCTTGACGGGTGGCTTCTCGGCCTCCAATGCTATGACGGGCTCTGGAGTGGTCTTCTGCTTCTTAGGCAGAAGGTCCACCTTCTCTGGTTGACTCCGTTTTGATGGAAGAGATGGAACCGTCGCCTTAGCTTGACTAgcctcttgttttttcttcgccgcttgttgtttgatgaaggctcttctctTGGCAGCGTTCATCTCTGCAAATCGAAGACGGATGTGAGGAAAGGCAagagtagaaaataaaaacGATAAAAAAAGACGGATATAGTCACGACGGACTTACGTTTGCGTACTCTGCTATCGTAACGACGAGCGACAGATGAAGGTTTaggaccgtcacaataccaatggaGGGTATCAAGAGTGACGAGTtgtgcccacgtcctctcttgAAGCTTCGTCTTGTTGAAAATTCTTTCCAGGAAACTCCACTACTCTAAGgtaacttgtggacggtcccgagctgcaaaAAAGACGATTAGACtttgaaaaaatgaaataactTTCAAGATTCAATTAGACGGAAACCAAAGCAATAGCATActcgacggaggcattatgccccatgtagtGTCGATGGGCATATACGTGTCAtctcctggacgacacatccattcattcccttccaaaaagaaatatctaCTCTTCTAGTCCTTATTGGAGTCTGGTGTATCACTGACTAGCCTCAACAACCGACTCCTGGCTACAATATTGTACATTCCTTTTGACTTGACGATCTCCGTCGGACggtaacagtggaagaattcttccactgtcaATCTTCGGGCACCGTCGGACATGGCCCCATATAAAACCTCTACGCCTATGAATACTCTCTaggcgtttggggagatctGAGTGATGGATAGACCAAGGTATTGAAGCAGATGACGGCGGAGAGAACTCAAAGGGAATCTGAGCCCTGCCTTCATGGCTTGCTCATAGATTCCAGCACCGTCGACCCCGctgtagtaacatttctcggACTTGTGGGGGAGACGCAGACGGATGTTATCGGGTATTTGATACTTGGTTCTAAGCGTTTTGAGGTGGGACTCAGTGATTGAAGACCTAAAATCATTCACTGTCCAGAGGGGTAACATGACGAACTCTCTAAGACCATCCGGACCAATCACTGATTGAACGGGGGGATCCACAACATCTAAGCTACTACTTgacgactctgaactctccACCTCCAGACCTTCATCAtctagggaagaagaggtactggacggattcctctcttcacttgaagtgtcaggaactcttggacctgacgggaATCTCTCATCGTACCCGCcccgtcgcggacaaacgattgattacttgacgcactagacattacctacatttatgacggtataacctaagacactgACGAATCTAAAGAAAgtgcatatatataaaacaataaaataaagagatagACGAAAGAAGGGTTAGGAGTACATACCGGATCGATTGGAGCAAATACGAAATGACGGATAAAGTAGAGGGACGACAAGAATGCACAATAGGGATGACGGTGGCGCTctaattgcaaattttttataggaagagaaaaatgaaggaagaaaaggcaGGCTTTTATAGAGCGAATGGCACAGAATACGAGGGGACGCCTTGTTTCAGGGGAACAGCTAATCAATAAGGGCCACGTGTCCTTCGTCATAAATATAGGCCACGTGTCCTTCATAAGCCAGATCCGTCCTATCTCAACAAATTGACATATGCGTCACTCCATGAATCCGTCTAGTATAgaaagacggatccaaggagtgaagggggcaactgaagaggatgAAAAACATGAGACAGATCTTTCCTCTGTCTTAGGTGGACGAAGGGTAAGTAGACGGATTAATACCGTGGGAATGCGTATAGGACTGTGCCGATCATTGAATACCCGTCCGATAATTGATTGATTATAAATCCTTAGTTGTTTGTCACACGATGTGTTTGACTtggctttgctttatctccacgcaaacgtgtacacctggagttcttgcgttacacgtttgaccataataagaagactcctatatggaaaagagctCAAGAAGGAAGCagaatcctaaaaggaaaggaaattctacgccaatataaataccccagaaaccctagcatcaaggtacgcacaattatctcaactctggcactctagggttgacaaataagactctaacttgacattcggagggtttttggccggcaccacaccggtgctctcttttaggtcctcttttttccttttttgcaggtgttgctttggtgtgaggagtgcttgcaacttactggtgatttttcaaCTTCATCAGGAACCAATACAAGTTTGTTAACTTAAtgattgtaaaaatgttatcaaatttttttatgtagcGTTGCGCGTAAAACACTTATTCATAACAgagttgtaaataaattgaactATTTATAAACAGCAGCATGGTTTAAGTGAAAAAGATTTTGATTGTGTACTCATTTATTTAGAAAATCAGCCAAAGCTCAAACCTTAAACTCAACTATTAAATGAGATAACCtcatacataataatatatttctaaacaAGTTCATTactatcatgatttttttttttttattaaaaggcAGGTTTGATTTGAGTGTAAATATAATAAACTTATATAAATTTGAGATtatattgtgtaaatttgtaaataagtttatataaaatatttaactaTTATTTGTAAGTGAGATAATATAAAACCCCAAGtagttgtaaaaattatatataatttcaaagattcatgaatctaatttttacaacTGAATAAACGAAATTCATTTTATCTAATAAACTtgaataatttaatttcaaCTATAAATCTTATTATATAAAGTCTACAGATGGATGTAAAAGTCCAAATAATACAATTTCAACTATAAATAGTAAAAGtctaaataatataatttcaactataAATCTTTTTATATAAAGTTTAAAGGTGGATGAAAAAGtctaaataatataatttcaacaataaatCTTATTATATAAAGTTTTAGACTTTTGGTGTCATTCCAGCAATTTTACAAACAGCCACATTGGAGTTGAAATGATCGAGCAAACCATCTGTTTTGTCtgactttaaaaaatatatatatatatataaattttaaattttaaactttttgactAGAGAATAACAAACGAATATATGCATTTAGGTCTTGGGTCAGACTAGAAGGTTAAAACTAAAACATCCAAATCATCAGGTTACAACTAACAGATTGGCCATAACCATCACACTTACCAAATCATCCAAAACATCGAAATTACAACTAAAATCAGTGGCAAGGCATTTTCTCGCTTTTAAGATCAATAACCAGCAGGTCTCTAAGAAAAGTGAAATACTACAACCCGCATTACGATTGCAGGCATGCTGAGTACATGATTTACCTAATATATCTGtagattgaagaagaagaagaaactcaAATGGGGCTGGCAGTTTGAGTTTTCCAAATGTATATTAATGAAAACACAGACGTGACAAGAaggtcaaacaaaaaaaatcaatacattCAACAGATCCCTTTGATCAATATTCCCAATCGCTAAATATACACTTGCTGCCCTGACTTGACCTAATCCAACTTCCATTTTGTAGTAGTAAGATGCCCAAAAAGAAAGCACCAAAAGTTGATTCATGCGGCGCTGTGCCTTTCCTTTCACATTCATGAGAAACAATCAAAGCTGTCATCAATGCCTCCTCATGTTTTTGCAGTCCCTGAACTAGCCCCCAAACCCCAGTATATATGCTACCTGAACTGTTAGCCTTTTTGAATCATAACCGTTGACTAAAGTACATGTTCATTAAATATCTTGAAGGATTGAAGCCGCTCAATATCActgcaaagaaaaagaattaaattcaGATGCAATAGAAATAGAATCCAAAGCAAAAACACAATCAGGAGTCACATTCAACACTTACAAATAGGAGAAAGGACAATGACAGCACCAATGGGATATAGGAAGAAAGTGGTCCTCTCCAGAAAAGGCAATACtgcaaaacaaaatatatcacaCCTCAATTTATACATGTGATTTGGTCTCCATGTGTAAAACGAAAAGGCCAAATCCAGGCAAACAAGTTGATAAGACATGTTCCAGCCacaagaaattcaaattaattaattttgtttacaGAATGAAATAAAGAATCCACTAAAACATGCCATGGAACCACATTGGTTTAAAAATCATTCCAAAAGCATAAATTCCAAATATCCATAGAAAATGAAGTGGACTCAGGAATGATATTCAAGGAAGATGCAACACTTGCCATCTTTAccaaagaaaaatgcaaatttaaGCCTAACCGCCACtcaacatttttcatacatCCAATGATATATTTTGATTGCACCGTttggaaattcatcaaatttGATCATCTCAGTAGAGACACAAGACTGCTTTTGTACTCAATTCCAATACAATTTCACTATGTTCAAAAAAGCAACAGATCAAACACCAGGGTAATCTGTTCATAGTGATGACACCTATTACATGAAGCTCCATCTGGAACCAGATATTCCTTGTTTACTCCCCCCACCCCTGCACGGGGCCTATTTCCCTCTCCCcaaaagaaaatggaagaaaaaaaaacaaacagagaAAAAGATTGAATGCGAAAAAGCAAGACTTACCATCATAACCTAAAAAGTTGAGATAATGGTAGTAGGAACCAGCCACCATGTAAAGCAGGTTTGATAGCAATATAGGAATGAAGCCATGGGCAACCAAAAGAGGTGACAGAAAGTAATGTATCACTGCCACAAAACTGAGAGATCAGTAAGAGCCATTAACCAAGTTTTGAAACTAAAGAACAAGACACATTTTTAAGAAGTGATTACcataaagcaaaacaaacattGGGAAGAAAGAGTTGCAATGAACATCAAAAGCATACAGCCTACAACCAAAAAATTCAGCACAGAGcaattaattagattttaaagtaCATAATGAAGGCAGAAGTGAGTGCAAAATtatgtgcaaattttttttttttttgagatagagaaatattaatattgaaaaaaaaaaaaatcattcaatattatcaaaacataaaaacaatgAACATGtatatttttcagaaaaaagcGATGATTTCTTTTCAGGATAAACTTGGTTGAACCGAAATTAGAATTAAACTTGTAATGAATCACGAAGCAAAAGTTTTCTGACTTGCCATTCAACCCGTTGCTCAACCACATGACTGTTGGGAGCCTCTTCGCGAAGGTAAGAATTAGTCAGGAACCTGCATGGAGTTTGAGATGCATTTGTCATTACAATACTGCACAACATCATTTCTATCTTTAAGACACTAGAAGCACTATAGTAAGGTACCAAAAGcaatcattttaatatttatgtcaGCCCCATTTTCCTACCTAATTCTGAATTAGttgacaaattattttaaagatCAAAAAGATTACCCCCAAAAAAAGCATATTTCTTCAACTGAGTACTTATATTATTATAGGTGAAAAAAGAATTATTCCTGccaattatttaatttacaaAGACCTGGATTCAACATAGATTTCAAAACATATCATAGCAATATCGTCACAATCATTACTGCACAACTATTTATCTTGTTGTCTTACCCTAACAAACAATTAGTCCATGGTTATTGCCTGAACCAGATGCTGTTCAGACTCTCAAACAACCAGACAACTCAACCTGGCTTACATCAATAGCCAGGCAACCGTAGCCTCTGCAGTTAAAGCAGAGGACTGACTGTCAGTGCATGTCATTCAAGGGACCTGAATGAACCCAACAGCACAGACAGTCCACATCCCATACAATCCTGTGCAATTGGGGAAAACATCAACCCAATGGTTAAACCAACCTTGTAACAATTAGGCAGCATAGaccatataaataaaattaaaatatgtacATGAATCAATTTGGCTAGAATTAGCAAAAAGTCTGCATAAGATCGAAAGAAACAAATATCAAAATTGGGAAGTACTAAAAACCTCAGAGCCTGGGTAAGAGTGGATCTTTGATCTCAGTCAGTAATGTAAGCTCCAGTTACACATCTTCCATGATAACATATTGAGTAATGTGAAAGCAAATCAGAGTGATTCACACCATTGGTGCCCAAGCAATTTCAAAATCCCTATTTTTTAGTAAGGGgctcaaatttcaaaattggtttagataatataatatataaaccaCTGTAATAATTCTTGTgatttttaagagaaaaagagatGAACATTGATAAAATATCACCACAAACAGACTGGCCTTAGCAAATTTAGAAGCACCGGATAAAAACATTGCAATATATCATGCTTTATAAAGCTAATAACGGCTAGGAACCGTTAGCACCTCCATAAATATTGGcatcacaaattcacaattaAGAGATAAGACACAAGACAagaatcaaatattatttagtaGGAAGTGCTCTTACCAACAACATGTAGCCAGAACTACTCCAGTTACTAAAAAATGGAAAAGCAATACTGAGATAACAACATAAACAGCATGTGCAGCACTATGGTCATACCtgatataaagaaaaataacaagaCTAGAATCAGCACAGTTTAAAGAACTTATAATGCAGAAATTGATTGAGCAGTCTAGGAGTAATATCTTACACATATTCTTCAGATTATATCTCTTATTTTGTGATGCTAATACTGAGCAATTACGTTATATCAGAATGGTGTTGACTTGTTTTGAAACTGCTACAGGTCTGAATATTAATTTGGGTAAGAACAAGGTGGTCCCGATAGGCAATGTGGATAATTGGCAGAATTAGTTGATATTCTTGGTTGTAAATTGGGAGATTACCAATGACTTATCTTGGGATGCCTTTAGGAGCTTCTTTTAAGGCGAAATCAGTGTGCAATTCTATTTTGGAGAAACTGGAATCTATCGTAGATTATGAGGTTGGAAGAAACTTTATCTGTCAAAAGGGTGGCCATTAAAGAGTATGCTTTCAAGTTTACCATTTTATTATCTCTCTTTATATACTATTCCTACTTGTGTGGCAAAAGGTTGTAGAGGTTGCAGAGCAAATATTTTTAGAGTGCCTCGAATGAGAAGTTTAAGTTCCCTTTGGTGGCATGAGACACATTTTGTTCTCCTATTGCTACATGCGGTTTGGGGATTCAGAGGACAGGGAGTTTTAATCAAAGCCCTGTTGGGAAAGTGGTTATGACAGTAAGAGAATGAGGTAAGACATTTATGGAAACGGGTTTATTGCTACGAAATATGGAAAGGAATAGAGTGCTTGGACTTTGAGTTTAGTTAGGGGACCTCATGGGTGTATCCTTGGAGAAGTTTTGAGGCAAGATGGGGCACTTTGCAACTATACGTATTGTTTGAGGTGGGGGTTGATATTCGTGTAAAGTTTTGGCATGATGCATGGAGTGGGAGTCATTCTCTAAAAGAATTGTACCCTGGCCT
This portion of the Castanea sativa cultivar Marrone di Chiusa Pesio chromosome 7, ASM4071231v1 genome encodes:
- the LOC142643553 gene encoding uncharacterized protein LOC142643553 — translated: MLPTVSKGRSQSSSSRANPMFPQYLRRIVKWQQMDVEYTFWQMLHLCTSPKVVYQHTKYHKQTKNQWARDDPAFIVICSFLLTVATLAYCAAYDHSAAHAVYVVISVLLFHFLVTGVVLATCCWFLTNSYLREEAPNSHVVEQRVEWLYAFDVHCNSFFPMFVLLYVIHYFLSPLLVAHGFIPILLSNLLYMVAGSYYHYLNFLGYDVLPFLERTTFFLYPIGAVIVLSPILILSGFNPSRYLMNMYFSQRL